In the Myxocyprinus asiaticus isolate MX2 ecotype Aquarium Trade chromosome 31, UBuf_Myxa_2, whole genome shotgun sequence genome, ATATTTGCTAATAAGGTCTACATGTGTCTATGCAAGCAACAtacattttttctattttttgtatttatgtataGTGACATTACAAATGGACATAATCTAAACATTTCTGTTCTCTTACCTACAGCATCTAAATCCCGCCCCTGCAGTGAGGAGTACCGTCGCATGCCTCCGCCTAAACCCAAACGCAACCCCAACACCCAGCTCAGCACATCCTTTGACGAGTCCTACATCCAAAACCATGGAAACAAGGCCAAGTCTGCCTCTCTGCCACGACGACAGAAAAAGAAGTCGGCATCTCAGAATCAAAGCCCCGCCCCAGACACCGACGAGGAGACAGAGCCTGTTTATATAGAAATGGTTGGAAACATTTTACGAGACTTTAGTCAAATTGCCGGAGCCACCGGCGATGAGGAGGACGATCAAAGTGAAAGTGTGTATGAGGAAATGAAATATCCCACCTATGATGATATTGCTTCATTGTTAGACCATAACCAATTACGTTGGGAGACAGGTCCCACTCCTTTGGTGCCAGAAGTAGAACTTACACGACCAACCACTCCACGCGGTGCACTCTGTGACATTCCTGCCCCTTTCCCAAATCTGCTTTCCCATCGCCCCCCACTTTTGGTTTTTCCACCCATGCCTGCCCAGTATTCCCCCAACTCTGATGAGTCCCCTCTCACTCCACTAGAGGTCACCAAACTGCCCGTGCTGGAGAACGTTGGATATGGCAAACCTGGTGCATCCCCAACTTCTGCAGACCCTGGACAACCACTGGAAGCTCAGCAGGTGTCTGGtaaacaccaccaccaccatcatcatcatcatcataagaAGTCAGCAGAGACTAAGGAGCAACAGACGATCACAGCATCAGGACGGTCTTCTGCCCCACCTCTGCCATCTGGGCAGTACAAAAACGGGGGATCATCCGCAGCGCACGGTTACCCACGGAGCCACTCCGCCTGCCCGTCTCCTGTTAGTATGGGTCGTGCACTAACGCCTCTCACTTTGAAACGGCCCCCACCATATGACGCTCTCATGACTGGTACAATCCCTCGCAGTGCATCTGGAGTTCCACACGGAAGTGGGCGGCTCTCAAACTCGTCCAGCGTGCACGGGGGCTCCATGCAAAATGTCTCCACAGCTTCAGGATCAGGAGGGTCAAGTTCAGGATCAGGAGGTCGGGGTTGTCGTACACCCACCAGTCCATTAGATGAGCTTAGCAATTTGTTCACCTCTGGCCGGAACATGCTGAAGAAAGGTTCTGGAGGACGCAAGAGCAAAGAGTCAGCAGATGGTGAGTGTCAATTGTTTTACGGTTGTTTtttagttttagggtttacgtcGTAACATCATCTAGGTAacgaagttttaaaattggatataactttgcatagAAAACatttgtaagcaattttattacactaaaatcatgttaacatgcatattgttgatATCTTGTGGGTACACTTTTGAGTATTTTAGTTTTTACagattggcccattcacttccattttaagtaccTCActttaaaccagatttttgccttttttcaagaaaaggaggtactggtcaaaatgtatttatgtggtaatcaacattaatctcaattgagcttaacttggcttgaatccggaatattccttcaaagaTACAATAATTGTTAACCAAAGTATTAGAGCAAATTATATTAAAGCATGATAAAAAGCACTAGCATGTCTTATACGTTTGGCCCTAAATGGATATATAATGCCATTTTTGCCATTTAAAAGACTGCAGCATGTTATTAGCAAGGGTTTACCAGTAGGGTATTATTAAGAAGAAAATAAACAATCTAGAAAAAATACTTAAGCCTACAacatcctgctgaaaagaccagcatggcTCGTTCCCATAGCTCAACTGCTTTAGCACGGTACTGGCAAAGCCAAAGTTGTGGGATTGATTCCCAAGAACACACATACTGGCAAAATATATGCCTTGAATGTAAGCCACTTTGGATAGAACGTCCATCAAATGCATATATATAAATGTCAGGTCACcagtgtatgttgtgttttgaatgctggtgtTCTTTGTGTCCTGTTTAACCAGCTACATCAAACcatcactaaccagcataaaccagatCAGCATGGTCTTTAAGTAGGGCAATCAAACAAATGCCAGTTTCTAAAGATACTAAAAGTGAAATGAATCAATTGGATCCACAGATTTTAAACCAAGCTAATACTGCAGTTTGCTAGAATGGTTAAATAAAGGTTTGACTGTGTGATATCTGGGGGTGATAGGTAGCTCTTTCAGTTACATCTTCAAAGCGAGCGGTGTTGTCTCAGAGAGCAAAGCTTGATTGGGTTTAAAGAGCGTGTGCAATCGTCTTGAGAGCTGCAGCTAAGGACTTTTTCTCAAGTGTTATTTTTTCCCCTGTGTGTGGAGAAGAGATGGCTTTCATGTCCTGTTTCTACAGTCCACTTCCATCATCACCTCAGGTATGTCTGTGTGGAAATGTGTTTGAGGATGTTCACAGATTATAAATTGAGCAATCAACCTACACGTGGACTGTTCAACGTGCTTATAGAGCAagagacagtcagacagagagagagagagagagagagagagagaaaattacccaAATTCTCCCACCCCAAACGGAGCCTCTTCAAATTAACATCATTATTTGTTGTGTAATAGTTTGGCTTACTGTGAAGGTCGCTGGATTTTTGTGTAGAGAGTGTTGTTGAATTTCTTTCTCATGAGCTTTCAAATCATGATTAAAATCGTTATTAATTAATTCTGACGTACTTGAAATTAATCAGTCAAGGCTATCATGTCGATAAGAACCCTCAaaatacacatgcacaaacacatgtaGATTAGATTTTCTATTGTTATTCTATTCATACCTCAATGTGAGCTCATTTCTGAGgcatatgcacatacacacaggcacataaaaaacacacacagaatcacAACAGTCTGTCAATCAGTCAGGTCCAGCAATGGCATtatacaggtacacacacacaaacacctcctgtCAGTATGTCTTCCACGGATCTGTGACTTTGGCTTCGTGCCTGACAGAGTGTGGAGTTTGTGAGATTAACAGGCtgccactgtgtgtgtgagtgggtgggtttgggtggtttacgaggactttttttaggttacaaactggtaattacaagggtattatgctataaatgtggtttatgaggacacttcttgtgtccccataattcagatcgcttaaaaaacatacaaaactatgtttttttgaaaatgtaaaagtgcagaatgttttttgtgagggttaggtttaggggtaggggtagggaatagaatctatagttcgtagagtataaaaatcattatgtctgtggagagtcctcagaatgatagccgcaccaacgtgtgtgtgtgtgtgtgtgtgtgtgtgtgtgtgtgtgtgtgtgtgtgaatctatGTAAAGGATCAGTCTAGATTAAAAGACATATTAGTTTGTTTTTAATATACCATACAGTGCCCATAACTGGCTATAAATAAGCCTGAACAGACAGTAATCTACAGTTACGCATAATGTATGCATCTAAATTTAATAGTGCTTTCCCTGCAGCACTGAATAGTTTAATAGTTAAGTGTCTACGTTCAAATACTCTAAGGTTACATTAGCATATGCTAATAATGATCCCacacatttaatatatttccTCATCATTATGGCAATGGGTTTGGCATTCATAAGCATAATTTAGAGGTACAGGAGTGCTTACATTGTGCCCTACTGAGACATAGAGTGCTTATCTGTGCAAAAGTATCATGATGGCAGATCAGTTTGGCTATCTGAATGTGCCATTCAACAGGAGAACTGGTTCCAATGCAactgaaaataattttatgaaatcaCTCTTTTCCATTACTTCCAAAGCTCCTTTAAGGCACCACTCTTTTCTATTTCTTTCTAAAGCTCATGACATCACAGTTTCCTATTCCTTCCAAACCTTCCCTTTCTATTCATTCCAAAACTCCtttatgacatcactgttctgttctattcaaaGCTACTTTATGACATCACTCTTTTCAATTTCTTTCTAAAGATACTTTATTACATCACTGTTTTCTATTCTTTCCAAAGCTTCCTTTTCTATTAATTCCAAAGCTCCTTTATGACATCACTGCTTTCTGTTAATTGCCAAGCTTCTTTAAGACATCACTGTTCTGTTCTATCCAAAGCTCCTTTATGACATCACTGTTTTCTATTCTTTCCAAAGCTCCTTTATGACATCACTGTTTTATGTCCCTTTTTAAAGCtgcttgatgacatcactgtttttATCACTTCCATAgttattttatgacatcacatttttctgtttttccaaAACTCCTTTATGACATAACTGTTTTCTCTTCCAACACAATCTCCTTTAACACTATTTACTATTCCTTTTAAATATTCTTTACAACCTCACTATTTTCTGTTCCTTCCAACATtccttgatgacatcactgttttcTATCACTTCCATAgttattttatgacatcactgttTTCTTTTCCTTCCAaaaagcaaaatggcttaagacagtttttgttgttttcagagaaatctaactaaatttagtgaggtttatgttttaaaaaaaaaaaaaaaaaaatatttgccaaaggggtaagaaaaataaattcaaagggaaaacaagtttatttttcttatcctaTTGgcggattttttttcttcttggtttaagcataaaccttactaaatatcttatgccaattttgcttgtcaagtaaacatatcatgttttaagaatatttcgatatttttacaggaatagaagacaaaaatactaattaagaaaatgatttttttgcagtgcagcttaaaaaatcacattaaggcagcataaaagtaatccctatgactccagtggttaaatccatgtcttcagaagcaataagataggtgtgggtgaaaaaagatcaatattaagatcctttttttactataaatctccactttcaatttcacattctgaaagtgaaagtgaaagtggagacttataataaaaaggattgaaatatttatctgtttcgcACCCaacatgattgcatcacttcagaagacatagattaaaccactggagtcatagagATTACagtgatgctgcctttatgtgatttttggagcttcaacagtctggccaccattcacttgcattgaaaggacctatagagctgagatattctcataAGAATCACTTCCAAAGCTCCTTCATGACATCAATGACTTCTATTTCTCATTTATGACATCAATAGTGTGTGCCCATGTTTTTCCTAATGGCTGTTCCAGTCTCATCTGTTCCTCCCCATCTCTGTTCTGTCTCTCTCCTGATGTCACTTTTCGTCTTGTTTAAGTGTGTCAAAGGTGGTATGTTTATGAGCTAGGATGTGCATATTATCTCTGATTTCTAAAAGGTATTTGGCATGAAATTTGCTTCTAACTTGATGAAGGGAACAGCTTCTTAAGTTGGCTGCTGCAAGCTGAGGAACCTCGTAGAACAACCTGACCCTGTGAACACTGATAAGACTAGAGTATTGCCAGTTCACACCTACACAAATTGCCTCCTCTAATGGacccactcatacacacacacacacacacacacacacacactcacacagcagAGTGTTTCAACAGGCCACATGCAGGCATTGACTGTGTGCGTGTTAATAGGCAAATATGATAAATTTGCTGCAGTCTTAGCCTTAGTGCCCAACATTAATGACAGAGGACACTAATTAAATGGAAACTGATGGAGCAGGACACCACAGACTAATGGAATATTTCAACAGACGTGGCCAGAcaactgaatgtgtgtgtgtgtgtgtttgggggggggggggggattgggtggtttacgaggaccttgttttaggttacaaactggtaattacaagggtattatgctataaatgtggtttatgaggacatttctagtgtccccataattcaaaatgcttaaaaaaatttagggttaggggatagaatctatagttcgtacagtataaaaatcattatgtctatggagagtcctcataaggatagccgcaccaacatgtgtgtgtgtgtttctagagAGATAACATACAGGTAGTACGGTTTTTAGCGAGTTAAATCACATGAGACAAGAATGCAGAATGTTCGTTAACAAAAAtgttgtgttcctcagaagaacgaaagacagacaggtttggaacaacatgaaggggaGAATAG is a window encoding:
- the LOC127422573 gene encoding neuronal tyrosine-phosphorylated phosphoinositide-3-kinase adapter 2-like, translated to MDPGEDECMHFLQYVEDNGLRAYDELVIQNASDIARESDRIRNHAHWTYLQEKNQKKRRQEEAIKRIGEDVARVTEGGCYAGKHFRMGFMTMPAPQDRVPPPCGPGFTVRSQSLHSVGGGEEEGSPTSRKQPPPKPRRDPNTKLSTSSETVNAGFSTGKSGKEAEKCDASKSRPCSEEYRRMPPPKPKRNPNTQLSTSFDESYIQNHGNKAKSASLPRRQKKKSASQNQSPAPDTDEETEPVYIEMVGNILRDFSQIAGATGDEEDDQSESVYEEMKYPTYDDIASLLDHNQLRWETGPTPLVPEVELTRPTTPRGALCDIPAPFPNLLSHRPPLLVFPPMPAQYSPNSDESPLTPLEVTKLPVLENVGYGKPGASPTSADPGQPLEAQQVSGKHHHHHHHHHHKKSAETKEQQTITASGRSSAPPLPSGQYKNGGSSAAHGYPRSHSACPSPVSMGRALTPLTLKRPPPYDALMTGTIPRSASGVPHGSGRLSNSSSVHGGSMQNVSTASGSGGSSSGSGGRGCRTPTSPLDELSNLFTSGRNMLKKGSGGRKSKESADVENKGRSDSRDRALRSSSPKSQDWETPTGQSSTPTATPSRFGRSSVSPTTMLGETKTGCKLGRSASTSGVPCPVGTPQRHGPDPSAHQSGSPCQIPPMPWACGDSTMMEMIEKKRHLCKEIKARQRPTDKALCKQDSMPILPSWKKTNGGKKYSPSSYSTQTTVFWDTAI